The Priestia koreensis genomic interval ACGAATTTGTGAAGCAGAAATATAAATATCTTCGGAGCTAGGTGAATAGTTAATTGGACGAAGGAAACCAAAGCCCTCTGACTGGATAATTTCCAGTACACCTTCCATAAATAACAGCCCATCTTGCTCTGCTTGCGCTTTTAAAATGGCAAAAATAAGTTCTTTTTTTGTTAATTTACTATAATACGAAATTTTATACTCACGAGCATGTTCATATAGCTCTTTTAGCTTCATGTTTTCTAAACTGGATAATGTTAAACTCATTACAGCACCACGCTTTATATAGTTCTTTTCCTACCATATGGAATTTTACTTAACGTTAAGAAACGATATGGATGGAATTCATATTTTGTGAAGATGGAGAAGGTAGCCTTGAAGTAATATAAGTAGATACTCTATCAGTTGTATAGCAATTTATATTCTAACCCTTTTCTATCTTTTTAATCAATAGCTTTTTATGTCAATTATTGAAGCGCTTTACATAAGTATCAATAACATCGAAAAACATTATAAACCGGATGAATCAAAAAAGACAAGCTATAAAAAAAGACAAGAGCGTGAAAAACATTAAAGAATGGATAAAAGTGTTAATAGAAAGGAGGAATACGTAAAGGATGGTTCTATGAAAATGCTCTATGAAGACGCCTTTCTATAGGCTAGTGTGGGTAAATGAAGCCTTCTTTTTAGAGCGGGATTCCGCTCTAAAAAGAAGTGACCAAACTTCCAAAGCCTCTTTTATTTTATTAGGAAGGTTTAATAACTAAATTTGGTTTTTTCTTTAAGCTGTGACGTCCATCAACAAAACGGACTGTTCCAGACTTTGCACGCATAACAAGGGAATGAGTCGTTCCGACAGAACCTTTGAACTGCACGCCTTTTAATAGCTCACCGTCCGTTACACCTGTAGCCGCAAAGATGGCGTCATCTCCTTTTACGAGATCCTCCATATAAAAGACACGCGTGATATCCGCGATCCCCATCTCCTTGCATCGCTTCAATTCCTCATCCGTTTGGGGAAGAAGCTTACCTTGAAGCTCACCACCTAGGCATTTTAGAGCTACTGCTGCGATCACACCCTCAGGCGCTCCACCTGAGCCAAATAGAATGTCAACACCGGTATGATCAAATGCTGTATTGATTGCACCCGCTACGTCTCCATCGTTAATCAATTTGATGCGTGCACCAGCTTCACGGATTTGGGCAATAATATGCTCATGTCGTGGACGATTTAAAACCGTTGCCACAATATCTTCTACGTCCTTATTTTTCGCTTTCGCAACCGCACGTAGGTTATCAATGACAGGTGCGTTAATATCGATTGTTCCTACCGCCTCTGGACCTACAGCAATTTTATCCATGTACATATCAGGAGCATGTAACAAGTTCCCGTGATCTGCAATCGCTAAAACCGCTAGAGCGTTCCAGCCTCCTGAAGCAACAATGTTTGTCCCCTCAAGCGGATCAACCGCCACATCAACGCGAGGACCATAGCCGTTTCCTAGCTTTTCCCCAATATATAGCATCGGCGCCTCGTCCATTTCTCCCTCGCCAATCACAACCGTCCCTTTCATTGGAATGGTGTCAAATACATCACGCATAGCTGATGTCGCTGCATCATCAGCTTCATCTTTTTTCCCACGGCCCATCCATCTTGCAGATGCTAGTGCTGCTGCTTCTGTTACTCGAACTAATTCCATCGATAAGCTTCGTTCCATGATCTACGTCCCCCTGCTGTGTTTCACATTTTATTTTCCAACACGATACAATGAATACGCTAACACAAAATCACAATTTAATCAGCATGATAATTTTTTCCACCCGTTACTTCAAATGAGCAACGCTAAAAATTAGCATGTACTAGGTAGAAGCGATGATAACGAATTACCACCGCTTGTTTACCGTTTAGGAATTTTGAAATTGTTCAATTTCGCTATCGGTCATACGTTCACGCCAAATGACAGCGCCAAGACCTGAAAGCTTGTCTACCAAATGACTGTACCCACGATCGATATGCTCAAGGCCCGTTACTTCTGTAATTCCTTTGGCCATTAATCCTGCTGTGACTAGAGCAGCCCCTGCACGCAGGTCAGAAGCCTTTACCTTGGCTCCCTGAAGCTGAGTAGGACCATTAATAATGGCTGATCTTCCTTCTACTTTAATGACCGCATTCATTCTACGCAATTCGTCAATGTGCTTAAACCTTGCACCATAAATCGTATCCGTTACAACACTTGTACCTGTAGCCCTTGTCAAAAGGGAAGTAAATGGCTGTTGTAGATCGGTTGGAAATCCTGGATAGACAAGAGTCTTAATATCTACAGCCTTAAAATCACGATTTCCCATGACTAAAATTTGATCTGAGCTTGTTTCAATCTTCACGCCCATTTCTCTCATTTTGGCAATAATCGATTCGATGTGCTGAGGTATCACATTATCAATTACGACCCTTTCTCCCGCTCCAGCTGCCATAATCATGAATGTCCCTGCTTCAATACGATCTGGAATAATTGAATGGCGACAACCTCTTAGTTCATCTACCCCATCAATACGAATAACGTTCGTACCCGCTCCTTTAATGCGAGCGCCCATGTTGGTAAGTAAAGTCGCAACGTCAATAATTTCTGGTTCTTTGGCGGCATTTTCAATAATCGTTTGGCCTTTTGCCCTCACAGCCGCTAACATGATATTGATTGTCGCACCCACGCTCACAACATCCAAATAAATCCGTGCCCCTCGTAGCTCATCAGCACGCAAATAAATAGCACCTTGCTCATTCGTTACTTGAGCCCCCAGTGCTTCAAACCCTTTAATATGCTGATCGATTGGGCGTGGTCCTAAATGACATCCACCAGGAAGACCCACAACAGCTTTATTAAAGCGGCCTAGCATGGCCCCCATGAGATAATAGGACGCGCGAAGCTTTTTAACCTTTCCACTCGGCAGCGGCATTGCAACCATTTTCGATGGATCAACGGTTAGTTCTCCACTCTCAAATGATACTTGTCCACCTATTTCTTCAATCAAATCTGATAAAATTTGCACATCAGATATATCTGGCAATCCTTCAATCGTTACAGGAGAATTAGCTAGAATTGTAGCGGGAATCAGAGCAACAGCACTGTTTTTAGCTCCACTTACTCGTATAGTCCCGTTTAATGGTACTCCACCTTGTATCTTTAGCTTTTCCATTTGCGTCTCCCTTCTAGCGAAGATGATTATTGTCGTAAGCGCCTCTTTTAACTACTATAAGGAATTTTATACCAGTTAACATTCTGAGATGTATGGCTAGTTTTCTTTATTATCTAATAGTTTACACGAAAAAGAAAATTTCATGTACAAAAAGTCGATTTTTTTCAAAAAATAGCCAACATATATGAAAAGACGCCTCGTTATTCAAGCTCAATTTGAGAGTATGAACAACAAGGGCGTCTTTTTATACACTATCGAAAGGCTCTATTCATCTTTAAACTACACTAAAAGTGCTACATTCAACTAACTTATACCGTACGTTTTTCCCAGTCTTCTAAAAACTTTTGAATACCTGCTTCCGTTAATGGATGATGGAAAAGTTGCATAATTACTTTATAAGGTACAGTGGCAATGTGCGCGCCTCTTAATGCTGCTTCAGTAATATGCATAGGGTGTCTAATAGAAGCCGCAATAATTTCTGTTTCAATGTTATGAACTAAGAATATCTCCGCAATTTGAGAGATTAAGTCCAGGCCGTCTTGACCAATATCATCTAATCTTCCTAAGAAAGGTGATACATATGTAGCGCCTGCACGCGCAGCTAAAAGAGCTTGATTTGCAGAGAAAATAAGCGTTACATTCGTTTTAATTCCTAGCTCAGAGAATGTTTTAACTGCTTTTAATCCGTCTGGTGTCATTGGAACTTTTACCGTAATGTTCGGTGCAATCTCTGCTAGTTTCTTACCTTCTTCAATCATTCCTTCGGCTTCTAATGAAATAACCTCAGCACTTACAGATCCAGGAACTAAATCTGTAATTTCTTTTAAACGATCTTCAAAAGAGATTTTCTCTTTTGCTACTAAACTTGGATTTGTCGTTACACCTGCTAAAACCCCTAATGCATGTGCTTCTTTAATTTCGTCTAAATTGGCTGTGTCGATAAAAAATTTCATCCTAAATCCTCCCTAAAATGAATGATATCTATGTTTTACCTTTTAAACAGTAAGGTGAAACAGCAATTACCTACAATAAGATCTTCCCCTAAGGAATATATTAACACTAAACGATTGGTTACAGCGATTATCCGGCTCACGTAAAGCTCAAAGCTTCAAACGAAACTTC includes:
- the glpX gene encoding class II fructose-bisphosphatase — protein: MERSLSMELVRVTEAAALASARWMGRGKKDEADDAATSAMRDVFDTIPMKGTVVIGEGEMDEAPMLYIGEKLGNGYGPRVDVAVDPLEGTNIVASGGWNALAVLAIADHGNLLHAPDMYMDKIAVGPEAVGTIDINAPVIDNLRAVAKAKNKDVEDIVATVLNRPRHEHIIAQIREAGARIKLINDGDVAGAINTAFDHTGVDILFGSGGAPEGVIAAVALKCLGGELQGKLLPQTDEELKRCKEMGIADITRVFYMEDLVKGDDAIFAATGVTDGELLKGVQFKGSVGTTHSLVMRAKSGTVRFVDGRHSLKKKPNLVIKPS
- a CDS encoding UDP-N-acetylglucosamine 1-carboxyvinyltransferase, which translates into the protein MEKLKIQGGVPLNGTIRVSGAKNSAVALIPATILANSPVTIEGLPDISDVQILSDLIEEIGGQVSFESGELTVDPSKMVAMPLPSGKVKKLRASYYLMGAMLGRFNKAVVGLPGGCHLGPRPIDQHIKGFEALGAQVTNEQGAIYLRADELRGARIYLDVVSVGATINIMLAAVRAKGQTIIENAAKEPEIIDVATLLTNMGARIKGAGTNVIRIDGVDELRGCRHSIIPDRIEAGTFMIMAAGAGERVVIDNVIPQHIESIIAKMREMGVKIETSSDQILVMGNRDFKAVDIKTLVYPGFPTDLQQPFTSLLTRATGTSVVTDTIYGARFKHIDELRRMNAVIKVEGRSAIINGPTQLQGAKVKASDLRAGAALVTAGLMAKGITEVTGLEHIDRGYSHLVDKLSGLGAVIWRERMTDSEIEQFQNS
- the fsa gene encoding fructose-6-phosphate aldolase, whose product is MKFFIDTANLDEIKEAHALGVLAGVTTNPSLVAKEKISFEDRLKEITDLVPGSVSAEVISLEAEGMIEEGKKLAEIAPNITVKVPMTPDGLKAVKTFSELGIKTNVTLIFSANQALLAARAGATYVSPFLGRLDDIGQDGLDLISQIAEIFLVHNIETEIIAASIRHPMHITEAALRGAHIATVPYKVIMQLFHHPLTEAGIQKFLEDWEKRTV